One window of the Chryseobacterium camelliae genome contains the following:
- a CDS encoding PepSY-associated TM helix domain-containing protein encodes MRKKHHHKKKPGVFKKWTGKLHLWLGLAVGFLIFIISITGALYVFKDEVENLTRKDVIYHQEQSIDRKEVLPIRVLEKAVAEQVKEKYPVHWVNIPVDKTLSYQFYWYEHNPEGWNYFDEFPIYKVAYVNPYTGKVLRTYDEKNGFFQIVKMIHWSYLLKQSWGTYLVGIPVIIFVIMLISGIILWWPKNKAARKQRLSFKWKNVKNWKRKNYDLHNILGFYSSIFALIFAITGLFYAFFFVQAAIYFTFSGGETKYPDFSSITTKAPVEMRTAGTLDKISNTVKAKYPDAYGFSIDLGHEHMDDHAHPNFEVYVKHLSYSYHKSSSLIFDENSGELLHTHDPKDKNLGEKAVAANYDIHVGAILGLPTKIIAFVVSLICASLPVTGFMIWWGRRKKKTVKSA; translated from the coding sequence ATGAGGAAAAAACATCATCATAAAAAAAAGCCGGGTGTATTTAAGAAATGGACAGGGAAACTGCATTTATGGCTGGGGCTGGCCGTAGGCTTCCTGATTTTTATTATTTCCATTACGGGAGCGCTGTATGTTTTCAAAGATGAAGTAGAAAACTTAACCCGGAAAGATGTCATCTATCATCAGGAACAAAGCATCGACCGCAAAGAAGTGCTTCCGATCCGAGTGCTCGAAAAAGCTGTTGCGGAGCAGGTAAAAGAGAAATATCCGGTCCATTGGGTCAATATCCCGGTTGATAAGACACTTTCTTACCAGTTCTACTGGTACGAGCATAACCCGGAAGGCTGGAATTATTTTGATGAATTCCCGATTTATAAAGTGGCGTATGTAAATCCGTACACCGGAAAAGTCCTGAGGACCTATGACGAAAAGAACGGCTTTTTCCAGATCGTAAAGATGATCCACTGGAGTTACCTCCTCAAACAGTCGTGGGGAACCTACCTGGTAGGAATCCCGGTCATTATTTTTGTGATTATGCTGATTTCCGGGATTATTTTATGGTGGCCCAAAAACAAGGCTGCCAGGAAACAGCGCCTTTCCTTTAAATGGAAGAATGTAAAAAACTGGAAACGGAAAAATTATGACCTCCATAATATCCTGGGTTTTTATTCGTCTATCTTCGCCCTGATTTTCGCCATTACCGGTTTATTCTACGCGTTTTTCTTCGTACAGGCAGCAATCTACTTCACCTTCTCAGGAGGAGAGACAAAATATCCTGATTTTTCATCCATCACTACAAAAGCTCCGGTTGAAATGAGGACAGCAGGAACACTGGACAAGATCAGCAATACAGTAAAGGCAAAATATCCGGATGCATACGGGTTTTCTATTGATCTGGGCCATGAACATATGGATGACCATGCCCACCCGAATTTTGAAGTCTACGTAAAGCACCTTTCCTACTCTTATCATAAAAGCAGCAGCCTGATCTTCGATGAAAACTCCGGTGAACTGCTGCATACCCATGACCCTAAGGATAAAAACCTGGGTGAAAAAGCTGTCGCAGCCAACTATGACATCCACGTAGGGGCTATCCTGGGACTTCCGACCAAAATCATTGCCTTTGTGGTAAGCCTGATCTGTGCTTCCCTGCCGGTAACGGGATTTATGATCTGGTGGGGCCGCAGAAAAAAGAAGACGGTAAAATCAGCCTAA